CAACCCGTGAATAAAGGGAATCGAAGAGGTCTGGATCACATCAAGCATCAGTGAAGGAAACAGTCCAAAAATCACTATTACGGCCACCAGGATCATTCTCGGCAGGCCGAGTCCGAAGGAAACATCTGGCAGATGAGCAAAGCGCTCGTTTTTCTCGCCATAAAAGGTTCGCTGCACCACCCGCAGCATAAATAAAGCACTAACCACCAGGGCACAGATGGCCAGGGCTCCCCGCACTGGGTATACCTTGAAGGAGGCTAGAAAGACCAGCAGTTCAGCCCAGAAACTCGCCAGACAGGGCACTCCTATTCCTGCTAGTGCAGCAACTATAAAATAGCCTGAGGCCACGGGCATTATCTTGCTCATGCCACCAAGCTCGGGAATCATCTTGGTGTGGGTCTTGTCATAGATGTAGCCCACGGATGAAAAGAACAGAGCTGTCATCACCCCATGAGCAAACATCTGGAACACGGCTCCGTTCAGTCCGTCCACTGTGACTGTGGCCAAACCCAGACCAACAATTCCCATATGAGAGACGCTGGAGTAGCCAATGACATACTTGAGATCTGTCTGGGCCAGACCAACGAAAGCACCGTAGACGATGCCGCATGTGGCGAGCACGGCCATGAGCTGCGCCCAGTACTGCCACCCTTCTGGGCAGAGGAAGATACCCACACGCAGCACGCCGAAGGCACCGAGCTTCATGAGCACCCCCGCGTGGATCATGCTTACCGAGGTAGGCGCCGCAACGTGGCCTACCGGCGACCAAGTGTGGAATGGCCACACGCCTGCCAGCACGCCAAATCCCAGGTAAAGAAGAAGGAAGGCAAACTTTTGCTGGAAGGGAGTAAAGGTGCCCGGCTGCATGAGAGCGGTGATGTCAAAGGTGTTCAACCCTGAATTGACGAACAGATAGAGAATGGCGGGAAGAATCAGGGCGCTGCCTGCAAGAAGATACAGGGTAAGCTTCATGGCGCCGTATTCTTTGCGAGTGCTGCCCCAGACAGCAATGAGTGGATACATGGGAAATAGCGACACGTCATACCAGACAAAAATGAAGAAGAGATCCATGCTCATGAAGACGCCGAACACTCCTGCCACCAGCAGCAGGGTGAGAGCAAAGAACTCCTTGACGCGGTTCTCGAGCTCCCACATGGTGAGCACGCCAGTGAAGAGCACAATGCTGGTGAGCAGCAGCATGGGAAGGTTGAAGCCGTCCACCGCATTGAAATAGTAGATGCCGAGGGATTTGACCCACAGCACCTTTTCAACAAACTGCAGGCCGCCCAGGGTCTTGTTGTATGCAACAAAGAGGTAAAGTGAAATCACCACAGTGACAGCAGAGGCGATCAGACTCACCCATTTGATCAACATCTGGCGCTCTTCAGGGATGAAGAGGATCACCAGGAGGCCTATGACACAACTCAAAAGAATAGCCGTCAAATAGGGGAAGTTGGCAAACTCCATGCTCGTGTACTCTCTCTTCCTAGAAGAAGAAGTAAAGTGCAACCAGGGCCAGAACAGCAAACATGACCATCAAATTGTACTGCAACATGCCCGATTGGAGGAACGAAAGTAGCCAGCCTCCCCCAACCGTTGCCCGGCAAATTCCATCAATGCCGCCGTCTATCACCCGCCGGTCGTTCCTGGTGAACAAATTCGAAAAGACCCCGTAAATCACGTAATCCAGGAACCGCCGCCAGAAAAGATCCATGTACCACCGCTCAGCAAAAAGATCCCGCACCGCTGGGACTCTCTCCACAAAACCAATCTGGGCAGCTCCTGGTCGACCGAATTCGAACCAGGCCAGCACCACTCCGAACAAGGCCAGGCCCACCGCCGTGTAGAGCAGCCAGGCATGGTGGCCGCCACCGTGTGCTCCGGCCACCTTGTAGAGCCCCCCGAGAAAATGCTCCAGAGGAGCCTGGAAAAACCCGAGACCTATTGTAATGGCGGCGAGTATGATCAACGGCCATGCCATCACCCAGTAGATTTCTGCATGGTGATGGGCGTCATGGTGGCCTTCGTGAACCTCGTGATGTACTGGCTCGATTTTCTGGGGGAACAGAATAATAAAAATCAACCGGAAGGAATAGTAGGCTGTAAGAAATGCACCTGCCAAACCTGCCACCAGCCAGATGGGATTGTGAAGTCCGGCCAGGGCTCCCATGATGGCCTCTTTGCTAAAGAAACCAGACAGAGGCGGCAGACCTGAAAGGGCAGCAGCACCGATGGTCATGCAGATGATGGGGATTTTCAAACCACGTCCTCCCCGGGTTCCTATGTCGTACATGTCATTGGTTTCAAATTCATGAATCAATACCCCGGAGCAGAGAAAGAGAAGCGCCTTGAATCCGGCATGAGTGGTGAGATGAAAAGTCCCAGCAAAATAACTGCCCGCAGCCAGTCCCATAACCATAAATCCGAGCTGGCTGATGGTAGAGTAGGCCCACACTTGCTTGATGTCTCTAGTTACCATGGCCATGGTAGATGCCAGCAGCATGGTGATGGTGCCAATAGCCAGAAAGACGCTCATGGCAGTAGCCGAATTGCTGAAGAAGGGAAAAAGGCGGCCGAATAAATACACACCAGCAGCAACCATAGTGGCCGAGTGCAGGAGTGCACTTACCGGGGTGGGGCCTTCCATTGCATCAGGCAGCCAGGTGAGGAGCGGAAACTGGGCACTCTTGCCCACGATGCCCCCGAAAATCAACAGAGAAGCCAGGGTTATCACCGACGGTGACATGCGGGCCGCGACCATGGTGCTGTTCATCTCCACGATATTGAGATCGCCCAGGCTAAACAGCACCGTCAGTACGCCAAGGAAAAAGGCAACGTCTCCAAACCTGGTCATGACGAACGCCTTCTTACCTGCTTCAGAAGCACTGAACTTCTCGTACCAGAAGCCGATAAGCAGATAGGAGGCCAGACCCACCAGCTCCCAAAAGATGTAGAGCTGCAGCAAAGTGGGGGAAATACATAGAGTCAACATGGCCCAGGCAAAGAGCGACTGGAAGGCGTAATAGCGCGAGAAACCGGGATCGCCGGCCATATAACCCAGGGAGTACACCTGCACCAGGAAACTGATCACCGCCACAATGGCAAGCATGAGCAAGCTGTGTTGATCCAAGAGAAAGCCAAAGGTGATCAGATTGGTTCCGGAAAGAAGCCATTTGCCGGTGTATTGAATGGGATGTTGCATGTGCCACTGGGAGGCTAGCAGATAAATGGCACAGAAAAGCGAGATGCTTGCTGCAGTAAGAGAAATGGCTGCTGACAGTCTGGGATGAGGCCTGGTAAAAACCATGATTACCACTAGACTCAAGAAAGGCAATACCACTGTCAGCATAGCTGTGGCCAGGGTTGGGTTGTTGAGTAAGATGGAGGTCATGTTCATCCCCGCAGCTCTTGAGCACGTTCAATATTTATGGAGCGCAGCCTTCGGAACAAGGCCACGATGATACTCAGGGCTATGGCTGCCTCAGCAGCAGCAATACCCATAATAAAGAGGGTGTAAATCTGGCCCACGGCAGGATCTGGGGCCAGAAATCTGTTGAATGCCATGAAATTGATGCTGGCGCCGTTGAGCATGAGTTCCACTGCGATGAGCATGCCGATCAGTGATCGGCGCATGAATAGTCCAATGATACCCAAACTGAAAAGCAGGGCCCCAATAAAAAGATAGGTATAGAGACTGTTCACGACGGCCTCCTGCGAGCATAGCCGGAAATGAGAATGGCACCAATAATAGCCACTAGCAGTACCAGAGAAATTACCTCGAATACCAGATCATAGCGGGTGAGGAGGTAGCGGCCAATGGTGGCAATAGACCAGTCGTTGCCGCGCACCGCCGCCGGCTGCCAGCGGGTGAAAGTGACAACGCTGCACAGCACCATAAACACCAGGATGCCCACGATGGAAGCCAGCCCCACCTTGGCAGGCCGCCGCTTGGGCAATGACAGGTGCAGCGGTCTGGAAAGCATGATGGCAAAGACGATAGAAATGCATATGGCTCCCACATAGATGAGCAGCTGCATGAGGGCTATAAAGGGGCTGCCCAGATAGAGAAACAACCCTGCCACCCCGGTGAGGCAAAGGGCCAGTCCGAGAACGTTGTAGAGGATATTTCTGGGACGCAGGGCAATGACCGCTCCAGTGAGAGTTAGAAGAACCACCAAGGCAAAGCCTAATTCTGCGACTAGGCCGGGATGAAATAGCTGTTGAATCATGCCGACTCCTGAAGTCGCTGGACGAGATCCACCACTCCTTCCCAGCGACTGTAATGCGCAAGTTCGTATTCTTCAGAAAATTTCAGAGTCTTGGTGGGGCAGTTCACCACGCACAGGCCACAGAGGCTGCAGTGAGAAAAATCAATAAAATAAAGAGTCCCTTTCTTTTCCTCATGGGCTCGGGTTTTCTCGCCCTGCACCTTGATCACCTTTGTTGGACAAACTCGCATACAGGTGCCACACGCCACGCAGCGATGGCTGCCAGTTTCAGGAAACTTCTTGAGCTCTATATGACCTCTGTAACTCGGGCTCATCTGCAGCCGCTTGCGCGGATATTGCAAGGTTACCACCGGTCGATAAATACGTCTGATAGTAACCCCCATGCCCGCAATGAGACTCCAGCCCCCGGAAACGATCTCCTTGAGCACCCCTTTGAGGGAACCTTCTTTCCCTTCATCGTTATGGAAAAATACTGCCATTGAGATATCCCTCTTTGGTTGTCCTGCTCCTGACAGACCCCTCAGTCAGCTGCCGCCGTCCTGGGCTCCGTCTCCCCTCACTGCCTCTTCACTGTTGTCAGGCTCAACGGATCAGTTTGATGATGCCGGCATAGACAATCAAATGGACAAGGCCCGCCGGGATCATTATCTTCCATGAAAAGTTCATAAGCTGATCGAAACGCAACCGCGGGAATGTCCACCGTACCCACATAACGCAAAAAATGATTATATAGGTTTTCAACAAGAACCAGATCCAGCCGGGAACGGGGAGGAAATTCAGCAGTGGGGGGCTCTGCCAACCACCGAAAAATATGGTAGTGGCAACCGCAGCCACTATGAACATGTTTGAATATTCAGCTAGAAAGAAGAGGGCAAAGCGCATGCCGCTGTATTCAGTATGAAACCCCGCCACCAGCTCCGACTCGGCCTCTGGAATATCGAACGGCGCCCTGTTGGTCTCAGCAGTAGCGCAGATGAGATAGATCAAAGCAGCCAGCGGCATCCAGAAGACGTTCCAGACTTTGGCCTGTACTTTTACAATAGTGGACATTTCCAGGGAATTTGTCCAGAGTAGAACGCTCAAAACACTCAACAGCAGTGGGATCTCATATGCTACATTCTGGGCAACGGCCCGTACAGCTCCTAGAAGCGAATATTTGTTGTTTGCAGCCCAGCCGCCCATGAGAATGGCAAGCACGTTAAAGGCTGAAAAGGCAAAGATCAACAGCAAGCCCACATTGAGATCTCTCACCTGGAGATTCTTGCTGAAAGGAATTACCACAAAGCTGACAAGTACAGGCAGAAAGATCACTATGGGTGCAAGGGAATAGAGTTTGCGGTCCACATGCCGGGGTGTGATCAGCTCTTTTCCCACCAGTTTGACACCGTCTACTAGAGTTTGCAATATCCCGAAAGGTCCCACCTCTTTGGGGCCAATGCGAAGCTGGATGTGGCCAGCCACCTTCCTCTCCAGCCAAACCAAAAACAGGGCATTGATCTGGACCAAAACCAGAATACCTACCAGCCCTACCACAATTCTGGCTACGTCAGGGCCTAGTGCACTGACCATATTTTGCCACATACCTTGCTCCGTTCATTCCGATATCTGCTGCTTGTCCCCGCGAGTTTTCCTGGAGGCCCAGCGTCTTTCTTCTTTCTCAACTAGCGGTCCACCTCCGGCACCACTATGTCTATACTTCCCAGAATGGAAATGGTATCGGCCACCAGAGTACCAGGGAGCACGTCAGTAAGCACCTGGAGGTTGCTGAAGGAGGGCACTCTTACTTTGAGCCGATAAGGATACCGACTGCCGTCGCTTATAATGTAATAGCCCAGGGCGCCGCGCGCCGACTCGGCAGCAAAATAGCAATCCCCTTTGGGAGGCGAGACCCTCACCGGGGCGAGCCCTTTATGGGGGCCTGGAGGCAGCCGGTCCAGTGCCTGTTCAATAATGCGAAGACTCTGTTCCATTTCCTGGAGGCGCACCATGTAGCGATCAAAGGCATCACCGTTGCTGCCCGTAGGGATGTCAAAATCAAATTCAG
The nucleotide sequence above comes from Deltaproteobacteria bacterium. Encoded proteins:
- a CDS encoding NADH-quinone oxidoreductase subunit M, whose translation is MEFANFPYLTAILLSCVIGLLVILFIPEERQMLIKWVSLIASAVTVVISLYLFVAYNKTLGGLQFVEKVLWVKSLGIYYFNAVDGFNLPMLLLTSIVLFTGVLTMWELENRVKEFFALTLLLVAGVFGVFMSMDLFFIFVWYDVSLFPMYPLIAVWGSTRKEYGAMKLTLYLLAGSALILPAILYLFVNSGLNTFDITALMQPGTFTPFQQKFAFLLLYLGFGVLAGVWPFHTWSPVGHVAAPTSVSMIHAGVLMKLGAFGVLRVGIFLCPEGWQYWAQLMAVLATCGIVYGAFVGLAQTDLKYVIGYSSVSHMGIVGLGLATVTVDGLNGAVFQMFAHGVMTALFFSSVGYIYDKTHTKMIPELGGMSKIMPVASGYFIVAALAGIGVPCLASFWAELLVFLASFKVYPVRGALAICALVVSALFMLRVVQRTFYGEKNERFAHLPDVSFGLGLPRMILVAVIVIFGLFPSLMLDVIQTSSIPFIHGLP
- a CDS encoding NADH-quinone oxidoreductase subunit L, whose translation is MTSILLNNPTLATAMLTVVLPFLSLVVIMVFTRPHPRLSAAISLTAASISLFCAIYLLASQWHMQHPIQYTGKWLLSGTNLITFGFLLDQHSLLMLAIVAVISFLVQVYSLGYMAGDPGFSRYYAFQSLFAWAMLTLCISPTLLQLYIFWELVGLASYLLIGFWYEKFSASEAGKKAFVMTRFGDVAFFLGVLTVLFSLGDLNIVEMNSTMVAARMSPSVITLASLLIFGGIVGKSAQFPLLTWLPDAMEGPTPVSALLHSATMVAAGVYLFGRLFPFFSNSATAMSVFLAIGTITMLLASTMAMVTRDIKQVWAYSTISQLGFMVMGLAAGSYFAGTFHLTTHAGFKALLFLCSGVLIHEFETNDMYDIGTRGGRGLKIPIICMTIGAAALSGLPPLSGFFSKEAIMGALAGLHNPIWLVAGLAGAFLTAYYSFRLIFIILFPQKIEPVHHEVHEGHHDAHHHAEIYWVMAWPLIILAAITIGLGFFQAPLEHFLGGLYKVAGAHGGGHHAWLLYTAVGLALFGVVLAWFEFGRPGAAQIGFVERVPAVRDLFAERWYMDLFWRRFLDYVIYGVFSNLFTRNDRRVIDGGIDGICRATVGGGWLLSFLQSGMLQYNLMVMFAVLALVALYFFF
- the nuoK gene encoding NADH-quinone oxidoreductase subunit NuoK — protein: MNSLYTYLFIGALLFSLGIIGLFMRRSLIGMLIAVELMLNGASINFMAFNRFLAPDPAVGQIYTLFIMGIAAAEAAIALSIIVALFRRLRSINIERAQELRG
- a CDS encoding NADH-quinone oxidoreductase subunit J; the protein is MIQQLFHPGLVAELGFALVVLLTLTGAVIALRPRNILYNVLGLALCLTGVAGLFLYLGSPFIALMQLLIYVGAICISIVFAIMLSRPLHLSLPKRRPAKVGLASIVGILVFMVLCSVVTFTRWQPAAVRGNDWSIATIGRYLLTRYDLVFEVISLVLLVAIIGAILISGYARRRPS
- a CDS encoding NADH-quinone oxidoreductase subunit I — protein: MAVFFHNDEGKEGSLKGVLKEIVSGGWSLIAGMGVTIRRIYRPVVTLQYPRKRLQMSPSYRGHIELKKFPETGSHRCVACGTCMRVCPTKVIKVQGEKTRAHEEKKGTLYFIDFSHCSLCGLCVVNCPTKTLKFSEEYELAHYSRWEGVVDLVQRLQESA
- the nuoH gene encoding NADH-quinone oxidoreductase subunit NuoH, with protein sequence MVSALGPDVARIVVGLVGILVLVQINALFLVWLERKVAGHIQLRIGPKEVGPFGILQTLVDGVKLVGKELITPRHVDRKLYSLAPIVIFLPVLVSFVVIPFSKNLQVRDLNVGLLLIFAFSAFNVLAILMGGWAANNKYSLLGAVRAVAQNVAYEIPLLLSVLSVLLWTNSLEMSTIVKVQAKVWNVFWMPLAALIYLICATAETNRAPFDIPEAESELVAGFHTEYSGMRFALFFLAEYSNMFIVAAVATTIFFGGWQSPPLLNFLPVPGWIWFLLKTYIIIFCVMWVRWTFPRLRFDQLMNFSWKIMIPAGLVHLIVYAGIIKLIR